In Carassius gibelio isolate Cgi1373 ecotype wild population from Czech Republic chromosome B2, carGib1.2-hapl.c, whole genome shotgun sequence, a single genomic region encodes these proteins:
- the plxdc2a gene encoding plexin domain-containing protein 2: MALPARPHVFLGIFAVIQIKFTLQELPSIGVSCFTFGGLSKQESAGVNLKLYNKRWRRWTLSSKPVDEISQNQELERYEEKHGKLDSERFPEVESHHNLSIKRDVDHIYYTSKFYGPTDSPDKDLWVNIEQMDKGRVHGILSNTHRQTLKVNLSFDFPFYGHSLREIHVATGGFIYTGDVIHKMLTATQYIAPLMANFDLSISQNSTVIYCDNGTALVVQWDHVYLHDASHLGSFTFQASLYKDGRITFAYKEVPVDINKISSVDHPVKVGLSDAFVILHKIEQLPNVRRRTIYEYHRIELLKSKIANITAVEMLPLPTCLQFSSCETCVTAQIGFSCSWCSRLQRCSSGFDQYRQDWVDSGCLTEIKSQGCDRKQPIIRSSTPAAQTGVTEEFITTTTSPTSASSVTTKLTSTPLFIRTLPTSILTDDSQMDIIEKQTEEQMQTGLLIGILITMVLMVVAVLATIYMYYHPTSSTSLFFIERRPTHWPAMKFRRGSGHPSYAEVEAMGQDREGFIVMDPRGSFLVSDRRESLFLTDQREGFIVADQREHFLIMEHR; this comes from the exons ATGGCACTGCCGGCAAGACCACATGTTTTCTTGGGAATTTTTGCAGTTATCCAGATTAAATTTACCTTACAGGAATTGCCATCCATTG GGGTCTCCTGTTTTACCTTCGGAGGGCTCTCCAAGCAAGAGAGCGCTGGTGTAAACCTCAAGCTCTACAATAAAAGATGGAGAAGATGGACGCTCTCATCCAAACCAGTGGATGAGATCAGTCAGAACCAGGAACTGGAACGTTATGAAGAAAAGCACGGCAAACTGGATTCAGAGCGCTTTCCAGAAGTTGAGAGTCATCATAACTTATCCATTAAG AGAGATGTGGACCATATTTACTACACATCCAAATTCTATGGGCCCACAGATAGTCCAGACAAGGATTTGTGGGTAAATATTGAGCAAATGGACAAGGGAAGAGTTCATGGTATTCTTTCCAACACACATCGGCAAACTTTG AAAGTGAATCTATCCTTCGATTTCCCTTTCTATGGACATTCTTTGAGGGAAATACATGTAGCTACAGGGG GTTTCATCTACACTGGAGATGTAATTCACAAAATGCTGACTGCTACTCAGTACATCGCTCCTCTCATGGCTAATTTTGACCTGAGCATCTCACAGAATTCTACAGTCATTTACTGTGATAATG GCACAGCTCTTGTTGTGCAGTGGGACCATGTGTATCTCCACGACGCATCTCATCTCGGCAGTTTTACCTTCCAAGCTTCTTTATACAAGGATGGCAGAATCACTTTTGCATATAAAGAG GTTCCCGTTGACATTAACAAAATCAGCTCCGTGGATCATCCTGTGAAAGTCGGGCTCTCTGATGcatttgtgattcttcataagATTGAACAGCTTCCCA ATGTTAGAAGAAGAACAATATATGAATATCATAGGATAGAGCTCTTAAAATCCAAGATCGCAAACATCACCGCTGTTGAGATGCTTCCTCTACCAA CCTGCCttcagttctccagctgtgagaCGTGTGTTACAGCTCAGATTGGCTTCAGCTGTAGCTGGTGCAGTCGCCTGCAGAG ATGTTCCAGTGGTTTTGACCAGTATCGTCAGGACTGGGTTGACAGTGGGTGCTTAACTGAG ATAAAGAGCCAGGGCTGTGACAGAAAGCAGCCTATCATTAGAAGCAGCACTCCGGCGGCGCAGACAGGAGTAACGGAAGAGTTCATAACTACAACAACATCACCCACATCAGCTTCCTCAGTCACCACCAAACTCACCAGCACACCCTTATTCATAAGAACCCTTCCCACCAGCATTCTCACTGACG ACTCTCAGATGGACATTATAGAGAAGCAAACAGAGGAGCAGATGCAGACTGGTCTGCTCATAGGCATCCTCATAACTATGGTCCTCATGGTGGTTGCTGTGTTGGCCACTATATACATGTACTATCATCCCACCTCCAGCACCAGTCTCTTCTTCATCGAG AGACGACCAACACACTGGCCTGCCATGAAATTTCGACGGGGTTCAGGACACCCGTCATATGCAGAGGTAGAGGCCATGGGACAGGATAGAGAAGGATTCATTGTGATGGACCCTAGAGGCAGTTTTCTCGTGTCAGACAGGAGAGAGAGCTTGTTTCTGACAGACCAGAGGGAAGGATTTATTGTGGCTGACCAAAGAGAACATTTCCTTATCATGGAACATCGCTAA